In Thiovibrio frasassiensis, one DNA window encodes the following:
- the ade gene encoding adenine deaminase, whose translation MKKISGIIVDPVARRQFPGTLIIDQGRVFDILPDSGVSGPFILPGLIDSHIHIESSMLTPAAFGAKAVCHGTVAVVADPHEIANVLGVAGIDFMIGSGKQVPLKFYFGAPSCVPATGFENSGATLNAREVEALLRRDDIFFLAEMMNFPGVIGRDPEVMAKLAAAAKMGKRVDGHAPGLRGAELAAYVQAGISTDHESGTLDECYEKLALGMQIMLRQGSSARDFEVLHPLISSHPGQCMLCSDDLKPADLARGHINLLVKQALSLGHDLFDILQCACVNPVRHYQLEVGLLQKGDPADFIMVDDLAQMQVRSTWIGGELVSEKGKALFEVARPRAINQFNAAPLTAEQLQVKVRGSQIKVIAVSDGQLVTGAGSHPVPANSVMVEANPETDLLKILVQNRYAPAPPAIAFVRGFGLKRGAMASSIAHDSHNLIAVGTNDTDLARAVNLLEESSGGICFVCGDEEKRMALPVAGLMGLGSCEEMAQSYRAIEQRVKENGCQLQTPFMTMAFLALPVIPTLKITDLGLFDVEKFVLTDLFV comes from the coding sequence ATGAAAAAGATATCCGGAATTATTGTTGATCCCGTGGCCCGCCGACAATTTCCTGGCACCTTGATCATCGATCAGGGTCGGGTGTTTGATATTCTCCCCGACTCTGGGGTAAGCGGCCCCTTCATCCTGCCGGGGCTGATCGATTCCCATATCCATATCGAAAGCTCCATGCTGACTCCGGCCGCCTTTGGAGCAAAAGCGGTGTGCCACGGCACTGTGGCGGTGGTGGCCGACCCCCATGAGATCGCCAATGTCCTCGGTGTTGCCGGGATCGATTTTATGATCGGAAGCGGCAAACAGGTGCCATTGAAGTTTTATTTCGGCGCTCCCTCCTGCGTGCCGGCCACCGGTTTTGAAAACAGTGGTGCCACCCTTAATGCCCGGGAGGTGGAAGCATTGCTCCGGCGGGACGATATCTTCTTTCTCGCCGAGATGATGAATTTCCCCGGGGTCATCGGTAGGGACCCGGAGGTCATGGCCAAACTTGCTGCCGCCGCGAAGATGGGGAAAAGGGTGGACGGCCACGCCCCGGGCTTGCGTGGGGCAGAGCTGGCAGCCTACGTGCAGGCGGGGATCTCCACCGACCATGAATCGGGCACTCTGGACGAGTGTTACGAGAAGTTGGCGCTGGGGATGCAGATTATGCTGCGTCAAGGCTCAAGCGCCCGTGATTTTGAGGTGTTGCATCCGCTCATCAGCAGCCATCCCGGACAATGCATGCTCTGCAGTGATGATTTGAAACCGGCGGACCTGGCCCGCGGCCACATCAACCTGCTGGTCAAACAGGCTCTCAGCCTGGGCCATGATCTCTTTGATATCCTGCAATGCGCCTGCGTCAATCCGGTGCGTCATTACCAGCTCGAGGTCGGGCTGCTGCAAAAGGGAGATCCCGCCGATTTCATCATGGTTGACGATTTGGCGCAGATGCAGGTCCGCAGTACCTGGATCGGCGGCGAGCTGGTCAGCGAGAAAGGGAAAGCACTTTTTGAGGTTGCCCGGCCTCGGGCGATCAACCAGTTCAACGCTGCCCCGCTTACGGCCGAGCAACTGCAGGTGAAGGTGAGGGGCTCGCAGATAAAAGTGATTGCGGTGTCGGACGGACAGCTTGTCACCGGTGCCGGGTCTCACCCCGTACCGGCAAACAGCGTTATGGTTGAGGCGAATCCGGAGACGGACCTTTTGAAGATCCTGGTCCAGAACCGCTATGCGCCGGCGCCTCCGGCCATCGCTTTTGTCCGCGGCTTTGGTCTCAAGCGCGGGGCCATGGCCTCCTCCATCGCCCACGATTCCCACAATCTCATTGCTGTTGGCACCAACGACACGGACCTGGCCCGGGCCGTGAACCTGCTTGAAGAAAGCAGCGGCGGGATCTGTTTCGTTTGCGGGGATGAGGAGAAACGGATGGCGCTGCCGGTGGCTGGTCTCATGGGGCTGGGCAGCTGTGAAGAGATGGCGCAAAGCTACAGGGCAATTGAGCAGCGGGTCAAGGAGAACGGCTGCCAGCTGCAGACGCCCTTTATGACCATGGCTTTTTTGGCCCTGCCCGTGATTCCAACGCTTAAAATCACCGATCTGGGCCTTTTTGACGTGGAGAAATTCGTTCTGACCGATCTCTTTGTTTAG
- a CDS encoding HprK-related kinase B — MNTMLMNRQQLVRRIRAAFPSVAQLILAFDDCRIGVQTNSPELAYNLREYFSDFLSEDTTVDMLLTAHEAPPPELPHIFMSKEPDPGKSKIKEEFVDLADGRLVRKRLTGMVFAFGGDDSLAVGPCLANTNQVINFINNRFISWKLRQGCLLGHAAGVVLHGRGLALAGFSGMGKSTLALHLMSRGTDFISNDRVMIREDGPGLFMYGVAKLPRINPGTALNNPDLIEVIAPQERERFRNLSPEELWSLEHKYDVFLDHCFGLGRFALAAPMEGLVILNWQRGQATTVVREVDIRQRRDLLPAFMKSTGLFFLPEDGEEIDHSEEAYLNRLEKTRVFEVSGGVDFDRACDACLGILSEASDH, encoded by the coding sequence CTTTTGATGACTGCCGGATCGGGGTGCAGACCAATTCACCCGAACTGGCCTACAACCTGCGCGAATACTTCAGTGATTTTCTCTCGGAGGACACCACGGTGGACATGCTGCTCACCGCCCATGAAGCCCCGCCGCCTGAGCTCCCGCATATCTTCATGAGCAAGGAGCCGGACCCGGGCAAGAGCAAGATCAAGGAGGAGTTTGTCGATCTGGCCGACGGCCGCCTGGTGCGCAAACGCCTCACCGGCATGGTCTTCGCCTTCGGCGGCGACGACAGCCTGGCCGTCGGACCCTGTCTGGCCAACACCAACCAGGTGATCAACTTCATCAACAATCGCTTCATCAGCTGGAAGCTCCGCCAGGGTTGCCTGCTGGGCCATGCCGCCGGTGTTGTCCTGCATGGCCGGGGCCTTGCCCTGGCCGGTTTTTCAGGCATGGGCAAATCCACTCTGGCCTTGCACCTGATGAGCCGGGGGACGGACTTTATCAGCAATGACCGGGTGATGATCCGGGAGGATGGCCCGGGACTTTTCATGTACGGGGTGGCCAAACTTCCTCGCATCAACCCCGGCACGGCACTCAATAACCCGGACCTGATCGAAGTGATTGCGCCGCAGGAGCGGGAACGTTTCCGCAACCTCAGCCCGGAAGAGCTTTGGAGCCTGGAGCATAAGTACGATGTCTTCCTCGACCACTGCTTTGGCCTTGGTCGATTCGCCCTGGCCGCACCCATGGAAGGGTTGGTGATCCTTAACTGGCAGCGAGGCCAGGCGACCACGGTGGTTCGTGAGGTGGACATCCGCCAGCGACGGGATCTCTTGCCCGCCTTCATGAAATCCACCGGCCTTTTTTTCCTGCCGGAAGATGGTGAGGAGATAGACCATTCCGAAGAAGCGTATCTGAACCGCCTCGAAAAAACGCGGGTATTTGAAGTCAGTGGCGGAGTCGATTTCGACCGGGCCTGTGATGCCTGTCTCGGTATCCTGAGCGAAGCCAGCGACCACTGA
- a CDS encoding GAK system CofD-like protein: MKIKVEREITLPDPVRVELYRRTPELGPRLLFFSGGSALRGVSRELIHYTHNSCHIMTAVDSGGSSATLRQAFSMPSIGDIRARLMDLADQSVQGNPEMYRLFVYRFPTEAKNETLLAELQTMAAGRHRLVSAIPDPLRKIVRQYLKIFLARMPQGFNLLGASIGNLVLTAGYLDNGHHLDSVIFLFSKLVEARGTVRPVLNRYLHLGALLDNGQVVVGQHLLTGKEVPPLQNKIRHLFLTMTTSPTSKGEVWPRVRNKLTKLINSAQLICYPMGSFYSSVIASLLPEGVTEAIQKNVCPKIYIPSMGQDPETVGLSLMEQIETLLRYLKKNNPKIPTHQVLNCVLVDSKNGGYSGEVDPNRLMDMGIQLLDCPLVSEESTPYCEPKLLVPLLLSLS, encoded by the coding sequence ATGAAAATCAAGGTAGAAAGAGAGATAACCCTGCCCGACCCGGTCAGGGTGGAACTTTACCGACGCACCCCGGAGCTGGGACCGCGCCTGCTCTTCTTCAGCGGCGGCAGTGCCCTGCGCGGGGTGAGCCGGGAACTGATCCACTACACCCACAACTCCTGCCACATCATGACCGCAGTCGACTCCGGCGGCAGCTCAGCCACCCTCAGGCAAGCGTTTTCCATGCCCTCCATCGGCGACATCCGAGCTCGGCTCATGGACCTGGCCGATCAGAGCGTGCAGGGCAACCCGGAAATGTATCGGCTCTTTGTCTACCGTTTTCCGACGGAGGCGAAAAACGAAACGCTTCTCGCGGAGCTGCAAACCATGGCGGCGGGTCGGCATCGGTTGGTATCGGCCATCCCCGATCCCTTGCGCAAGATTGTCCGCCAATACCTGAAGATCTTCCTTGCCCGCATGCCGCAAGGCTTTAACCTGCTCGGGGCCAGTATCGGCAATCTGGTGCTCACCGCCGGGTATCTGGACAACGGTCACCACCTTGATTCGGTGATTTTCCTCTTTTCGAAACTGGTTGAGGCCAGGGGCACGGTCCGACCGGTACTCAACCGGTATCTCCACCTAGGGGCGCTACTTGACAACGGCCAGGTTGTGGTGGGACAGCACCTGCTGACCGGCAAGGAGGTCCCTCCCCTGCAGAACAAGATCCGCCACCTTTTTCTGACCATGACCACCTCACCCACCTCCAAGGGCGAAGTTTGGCCAAGGGTCCGCAACAAGCTCACCAAGCTGATCAACTCCGCCCAACTGATCTGCTACCCCATGGGCAGCTTTTACTCCAGCGTTATTGCCAGCCTGTTGCCGGAGGGAGTAACCGAGGCTATTCAAAAAAACGTCTGCCCGAAAATATATATTCCCAGCATGGGCCAAGACCCGGAGACTGTTGGCCTGAGTCTCATGGAGCAAATCGAAACCCTGCTGCGCTATCTGAAGAAAAACAATCCCAAAATTCCCACCCATCAGGTCCTGAACTGTGTCCTGGTTGACTCAAAAAATGGTGGCTACTCCGGGGAAGTCGATCCAAACAGGCTTATGGACATGGGAATTCAGTTGCTTGACTGTCCGCTGGTCAGTGAGGAAAGTACCCCTTACTGTGAGCCCAAGCTGCTGGTTCCCCTGCTGCTCTCGCTCTCGTAA